A portion of the Babylonia areolata isolate BAREFJ2019XMU chromosome 4, ASM4173473v1, whole genome shotgun sequence genome contains these proteins:
- the LOC143281387 gene encoding uncharacterized protein LOC143281387 encodes MVSCFCEMYADDTKVYDSVEMESKRDRIQQDLDNLVSWADLWQLRFNASKCKVLHLGRNNPKAEYNMRLHNSDERVVLESSKGEKDLGVLMDQELRFRQHIETQVNKANRILGLIRRSYQYQDMDTMRQLFVALIHPHLEFANVAWSSRYQKDKDLIEGVLRRATKMVPGAGK; translated from the coding sequence ATGGTCAGCTGCTTCTGTGAAATGTACGCAGACGACACGAAAGTGTATGACTCGGTGGAAATGGAAAGTAAGAGAGATAGGATCCAACAGGACCTTGACAACCTTGTCAGCTGGGCCGATCTCTGGCAACTGCGCTTCAATGCATCAAAGTGCAAGGTCCTACATCTAGGACGCAATAACCCCAAAGCTGAGTACAACATGAGACTACACAACAGCGATGAGAGAGTGGTGTTGGAATCATCAAAAGGCGAGAAGGATCTGGGAGTACTGATGGACCAGGAACTCAGGTTCAGACAGCACATTGAGACACAAGTCAATAAGGCCAACAGGATCTTAGGGCTGATCAGAAGGTCATACCAGTACCAAGACATGGACACAATGAGACAGCTCTTTGTTGCACTGATACACCCTCACCTGGAATTTGCTAATGTTGCGTGGTCATCCCGTTACCAGAAAGACAAAGACCTCATCGAGGGTGTTCTCAGGAGAGCAACAAAAATGGTCCCCGGGGCTGGCAAATAG